The following are encoded in a window of Aerococcus sanguinicola genomic DNA:
- the phoU gene encoding phosphate signaling complex protein PhoU has product MSIRKTFDNQLHELSELFKSMGDLTLQAIEHSSDALLDHKVVISQQVIENDDEINEYEFKIERDCYRLIALQQPVANDLRMIASILKATSDLERMGDHAVSIAKSSLVIADSQRLPAIEEKIREMSVKVEAMVRDAIAAFFAKDAKAAKEIAERDHEVDALYKQVHNDIVDEITAGDNADLSESAAAYLSVASNYERLGDYTTNICERVLYMEDGNMVDLNA; this is encoded by the coding sequence ATGTCCATTAGAAAAACATTTGATAACCAATTACATGAACTGAGCGAACTCTTTAAAAGCATGGGAGACCTAACCCTTCAAGCGATCGAACATTCAAGTGATGCCTTACTCGATCACAAGGTTGTCATTTCCCAGCAAGTTATTGAAAATGATGATGAGATCAACGAATACGAGTTTAAAATTGAGCGGGACTGCTATCGCTTAATTGCCCTGCAACAACCCGTTGCCAATGATTTACGGATGATTGCTTCGATCTTAAAAGCAACCTCAGACTTAGAACGGATGGGCGACCATGCTGTATCCATCGCTAAGTCTTCCCTAGTCATTGCTGACTCCCAGCGCTTGCCAGCTATTGAAGAAAAAATTCGCGAAATGTCAGTTAAAGTAGAGGCTATGGTTAGAGATGCCATCGCTGCCTTCTTTGCTAAAGATGCTAAAGCAGCTAAGGAAATTGCGGAAAGAGACCATGAAGTCGATGCCCTCTACAAGCAAGTCCACAATGATATCGTTGATGAAATCACAGCAGGGGACAATGCAGACCTTAGCGAAAGCGCAGCTGCTTATCTCTCTGTTGCTTCAAACTATGAACGTTTAGGGGACTACACCACCAATATTTGTGAACGCGTCCTTTATATGGAAGATGGCAACATGGTGGATCTGAACGCCTAG